A genomic region of Raphanus sativus cultivar WK10039 chromosome 6, ASM80110v3, whole genome shotgun sequence contains the following coding sequences:
- the LOC108808699 gene encoding phospholipase A1-Ialpha2, chloroplastic-like — MAARSLVQNPNFKHVLILRSDKNLQHTLSLGSLYNSNSHTSKRLVVSSSSVLAPHVLTSPVVSSPISHAPAPFSGAEAAVPLSRVWREIQGCNNWRDLIQPLNPLLQQEITRYGNLVSTCYKAFDLNPTSKRYLNCKYGKKTLLRETGIDQPEEYLVTKYIYATPDININIRPIQNPANKGARWIGYVAVSSDDSVKRLGRRDVVVTFRGTVTNPEWLANFMSSLTPARFHPHNLRPDVKVESGFLSLYTSDESESKFRVESCRQQLLSEISRLMNKHKGEDMSITLAGHSMGSSLAHLLAYDIVELGLNKKIGEIDVPVTVFSFAGPRVGNLEFKKRCEELGVKVLRITNVNDPITKLPGVLFNENFRVLGGFYELPWSCSCYAHVGVELTLDFFDFQNMSCVHDLQTYIDLLNCRRICSRSAETDEEESSENVALVLLNQKGEKLMFLKGQRMMHWTNVVNLLSSVSNHILYCNIF; from the coding sequence ATGGCAGCTAGATCTCTAGTCCAAAATCCTAATTTCAAACATGTTCTTATTCTAAGATCAGACAAAAATCTACAACACACACTCTCTCTTGGCTCTCTCTACAATTCCAACAGTCACACCTCCAAAAGACTtgtagtttcttcttcttcagtatTAGCACCACATGTTCTAACTTCTCCGGTTGTTTCTAGTCCTATATCTCATGCTCCGGCACCGTTCTCTGGTGCAGAAGCGGCTGTACCATTGTCTCGCGTTTGGAGAGAGATACAAGGATGTAACAACTGGCGAGATCTTATCCAACCTTTAAATCCTCTTCTCCAACAAGAGATCACTCGCTACGGAAACTTAGTTTCCACTTGTTACAAAGCCTTCGATCTAAACCCTACTTCAAAACGTTACTTGAACTGCAAGTATGGTAAAAAAACCTTACTAAGAGAAACCGGAATCGACCAACCTGAGGAGTACCTAGTCACCAAATACATCTACGCGACGCCCGACATAAACATCAATATCCGACCAATCCAGAACCCGGCTAATAAGGGGGCACGTTGGATAGGTTACGTTGCAGTTTCATCTGATGACTCGGTAAAACGTTTAGGGAGGAGAGACGTCGTGGTTACCTTTCGCGGAACGGTAACTAACCCTGAATGGTTAGCGAACTTCATGAGCTCTTTGACTCCGGCTAGGTTCCATCCTCATAATCTCCGCCCTGATGTGAAGGTGGAATCAGGATTCTTGAGTTTATACACATCCGATGAGAGTGAGAGCAAGTTCAGAGTAGAGAGCTGTAGACAACAGCTTCTGTCTGAAATCTCGAGATTGATGAATAAGCACAAAGGAGAAGACATGAGTATAACACTCGCTGGACATAGCATGGGAAGCTCCTTGGCTCATCTTCTTGCTTACGACATTGTGGAACTTGGTTTAAACAAGAAGATCGGGGAGATAGATGTTCCCGTGACTGTGTTCTCTTTTGCCGGTCCTAGGGTTGGTAACTTGGAGTTCAAGAAACGTTGCGAGGAGCTAGGAGTGAAAGTTTTGAGGATTACTAACGTTAATGATCCGATCACTAAACTTCCTGGCGTTTTATTTAATGagaattttagggttttaggtgGTTTTTATGAGCTTCCATGGAGTTGTTCATGCTATGCTCATGTTGGGGTCGAACTCACACTAgatttttttgattttcaaaacatGTCTTGCGTTCATGATCTCCAGACTTATATTGATCTTCTTAATTGTCGGAGAATATGCTCGAGATCAGCCGAGACCGATGAGGAAGAGAGCAGTGAAAATGTTGCCTTAGTATTATTGAACCAAAAGGGTGAGAAGCTGATGTTCTTGAAGGGACAACGAATGATGCATTGGACCAACGTCGTAAATCTACTTTCTTCTGTCTCTAATCATATTTTGTATTGTAATATATTCTAG
- the LOC108808701 gene encoding B3 domain-containing protein At2g31720 — translation MEMVTDGDDDQRSEEGSRGEKRCLNCLALVGGSCREEETRILRVREEGDSSSSYSSSSSWSLSSVESKRRRVVFHEPIRAAPLREVKPVIRRKKPVKPERGVTPEWLVNLMTRLNGVDVKLVIDKMIQTTDVNPNQARLLIPFNQIVEMDFLNEAELGIIAEHQRDKSKKGVDVTVVASDGREWNAKLRRWNMNCPNYALCSGWNNVVRENMLKNKVGQIFRLWSFHSQDGKLYLAFFHQPTAPDIPDLNVPFVQERDPLEAEQERHDHRRTWYPDLRLARCVYLNIPLVPVRTEMTSFEAVQETSLESARETTRTTVDLELRLGLE, via the coding sequence ATGGAGATGGTGAcagatggtgatgatgatcaaCGCTCCGAGGAGGGTTCCAGAGGTGAGAAGAGATGTCTTAATTGTCTGGCATTGGTCGGTGGCTCTTGCCGTGAGGAAGAAACAAGAATTTTACGAGTAAGAGAAGAAGGTGAtagttcttcttcttattcttcttcttcttcctggaGTTTGTCCTCCGTGGAGTCCAAGAGGCGTCGTGTGGTGTTCCACGAACCCATCAGAGCAGCGCCTCTAAGGGAAGTCAAGCCTGTGATCAGAAGAAAAAAGCCGGTCAAACCAGAGAGAGGGGTTACACCGGAATGGCTGGTTAATCTGATGACGAGACTAAACGGTGTGGACGTGAAGCTGGTCATTGATAAGATGATTCAGACGACTGATGTCAACCCAAACCAAGCACGTCTCTTGATTCCCTTTAACCAGATAGTGGAGATGGACTTCTTGAACGAGGCAGAGTTGGGCATCATAGCTGAACATCAAAGAGATAAAAGTAAAAAAGGTGTTGATGTGACCGTGGTCGCATCCGATGGTAGAGAATGGAATGCTAAACTAAGGAGATGGAATATGAACTGTCCCAACTACGCCTTGTGTTCTGGATGGAACAACGTCGTCCGCGAGAACATGCTCAAGAACAAGGTAGGGCAGATTTTTCGACTATGGTCATTCCACTCCCAGGATGGGAAGCTTTATCTAGCCTTCTTTCATCAGCCTACTGCTCCGGATATACCCGACCTAAATGTACCGTTTGTTCAAGAGAGGGATCCTCTTGAGGCTGAACAAGAGAGGCATGATCATAGGAGGACTTGGTACCCCGATCTCCGGCTTGCGCGGTGTGTGTACCTAAATATACCATTGGTTCCAGTGCGCACGGAGATGACTTCCTTTGAAGCTGTACAAGAGACATCACTGGAATCAGCCAGAGAGACGACGAGGACAACGGTGGACCTCGAGCTCCGGCTAGGGCTAGAATAG